In the Oncorhynchus keta strain PuntledgeMale-10-30-2019 chromosome 14, Oket_V2, whole genome shotgun sequence genome, one interval contains:
- the LOC127907086 gene encoding uncharacterized protein LOC127907086 — protein MTPLSASIPKPMTPLSASIPKPMTPLSASIPKPMTPLSASIPKPMTPLSASIPKPMTPLSASIPKPMTPLSAYIPKPMTPLSASIPKPMTPLSASIPKPMTPLSASIPKPMTPLSASIPKPMTPLSASIPKPMIPLSASIPKPMTPLSASIPKPMTPLSASIPKPMTPLSASIPKPMTPLSASIPKLMTPLSASIPKPMTPLSASIPKPMTPLSASIPKPMTPLSASIPKPMTPLSASIPKPMTPLSASIPKPMTPLSASIPKPMTPLSASIPKPMTPLSASIPKPMTPLSASIPKPMTPLSASIPKPMTPLSASIPKPMTPLSASIPKPMTPLSASIPKPMTPLSASIPKPMTPLSASIPKPMTPLSASIPKPMTPLSASILKPVFKDVVKALWASHEEANPTCS, from the coding sequence ATGACCCCTCTGTCTGCCTCCATACCCAAGCCCATGACCCCTCTGTCTGCCTCCATACCCAAGCCCATGACCCCTCTGTCTGCCTCCATACCCAAGCCCATGACCCCTCTGTCTGCCTCCATACCCAAGCCCATGACCCCACTATCTGCCTCCATACCCAAGCCCATGACCCCTCTGTCTGCCTCCATACCCAAGCCCATGACCCCTCTGTCTGCCTACATACCCAAGCCCATGACCCCACTATCTGCCTCCATACCCAAGCCCATGACCCCTCTGTCTGCCTCCATACCCAAGCCCATGACCCCTCTGTCTGCCTCCATACCCAAGCCCATGACCCCACTGTCTGCCTCCATACCCAAGCCCATGACCCCACTGTCTGCCTCCATACCCAAGCCCATGatccctctgtctgcctccatACCCAAGCCCATGACCCCACTGTCTGCCTCCATACCCAAGCCCATGACCCCACTATCTGCCTCCATACCCAAGCCCATGACCCCACTATCTGCCTCCATACCCAAGCCCATGACCCCACTGTCTGCCTCCATACCCAAGCTCATGACCCCACTGTCTGCCTCCATACCCAAGCCCATGACCCCACTATCTGCCTCCATACCCAAGCCCATGACCCCTCTGTCTGCCTCCATACCCAAGCCCATGACCCCTCTGTCTGCCTCCATACCCAAGCCCATGACCCCTCTGTCTGCCTCCATACCCAAGCCCATGACCCCTCTGTCTGCCTCCATACCCAAGCCCATGACCCCTCTGTCTGCCTCCATACCCAAGCCCATGACCCCACTATCTGCCTCCATACCCAAGCCCATGACCCCTCTGTCTGCCTCCATACCCAAGCCCATGACCCCTCTGTCTGCCTCCATACCCAAGCCCATGACCCCACTATCTGCCTCCATACCCAAGCCCATGACCCCTCTGTCTGCCTCCATACCCAAGCCCATGACCCCTCTGTCTGCCTCCATACCCAAGCCCATGACCCCACTGTCTGCCTCCATACCCAAGCCCATGACCCCACTGTCTGCCTCCATACCCAAGCCCATGACCCCTCTGTCTGCCTCCATACCCAAGCCCATGACCCCTCTGTCTGCCTCCATACCCAAGCCCATGACCCCTCTGTCTGCCTCCATACTCAAGCCCGTGTTCAAAGATGTTGTGAAAGCACTTTGGGCCTCCCATGAGGAAGCTAACCCTACGTGTTCATGA
- the LOC127907087 gene encoding uncharacterized protein LOC127907087, which translates to MTPLSASIPKPMTPLSASIPKLMTPLSASIPKPMTPLSASIPKPMTPLSASIPKPMTPLSASIPKPMTPLSASIPKPMTPLSASIPKPMTPLSASIPKPMTPLSASIPKPMTPLSASIPKPMTPLSASIPKPMTPLSASIPKPMTPLSASIPKPMTPLSASIPKPMTPLSASIPKPMTPLSASIPKPMTPLSASIPKLMTPLSASIPKPMTPLSASIPKPMTLCLPPYPSP; encoded by the coding sequence ATGACCCCACTATCTGCCTCCATACCCAAGCCCATGACCCCACTGTCTGCCTCCATACCGAAGCTCATGACCCCACTGTCTGCCTCCATACCCAAGCCCATGACCCCACTATCTGCCTCCATACCCAAGCCCATGACCCCTCTGTCTGCCTCCATACCCAAGCCCATGACCCCTCTGTCTGCCTCCATACCCAAGCCCATGACCCCTCTGTCTGCCTCCATACCCAAGCCCATGACCCCTCTGTCTGCCTCCATACCCAAGCCCATGACCCCTCTGTCTGCCTCCATACCCAAGCCCATGACCCCACTATCTGCCTCCATACCCAAGCCCATGACCCCTCTGTCTGCCTCCATACCCAAGCCCATGACCCCTCTGTCTGCCTCCATACCCAAGCCCATGACCCCACTATCTGCCTCCATACCCAAGCCCATGACCCCTCTGTCTGCCTCCATACCCAAGCCCATGACCCCACTGTCTGCCTCCATACCCAAGCCCATGACCCCACTATCTGCCTCCATACCCAAGCCCATGACCCCACTATCTGCCTCCATACCCAAGCCCATGACCCCACTGTCTGCCTCCATACCGAAGCTCATGACCCCACTGTCTGCCTCCATACCCAAGCCCATGACCCCACTATCTGCCTCCATACCCAAGCCCATGACCCTCTGTCTGCCTCCATACCCAAGCCCATGA